The BD1-7 clade bacterium genome includes a window with the following:
- the pksE gene encoding Polyketide biosynthesis protein PksE — MTNITYSPKTPINWGWKVDSSAMKADDADIKAALMDVAKPLYFAKNGLGMGVTNTTVSEGEDVLAFAQGLAPEDLGDEAFKQQHGVKYAYHGGAMANGIASVELVIALGKAGMICSFGAAGLVPDAVEDAIRRIQAELPNGPYAVNLIHAPAEEALERGAVERFLKLGVDTVEASAYLGLTEHIVYYRVAGLSRNADGSVNIGHKVIAKVSRTEVGRRFMEPAPDKILKKLLDQGKITAEQAELAKLVPMADDITAEADSGGHTDNRPFVTLLPSIIALRDEIQAEQNYPTALRVGAGGGIGTPEAALAAFSMGAAYIVLGSVNQACVEAGASEHTRELLAKADMADVTMAPAADMFEMGVKLQVLKRGSMFAMRAQKLYDLYVAYDSIEDIPAAEREKIEKQVFRSNLDDIWAGTISFFKERDPEMLERALNNPKRKMALIFRWYLGLSSRWSNTGEKGREMDYQIWAGPSLGAFNIWVRGTYLESYENRKAADVALHILRGAAYLERVNQLKLQGVQLSPALGCYTPS; from the coding sequence ATGACCAATATCACCTACTCACCCAAAACACCCATCAACTGGGGTTGGAAAGTCGACAGCAGCGCAATGAAGGCCGACGATGCCGACATTAAAGCCGCCCTGATGGATGTCGCAAAACCGCTATATTTTGCCAAAAATGGCCTCGGCATGGGTGTGACAAACACCACGGTAAGCGAAGGCGAAGACGTACTCGCGTTTGCCCAAGGCCTAGCGCCAGAAGACCTCGGCGACGAAGCTTTTAAACAACAACACGGCGTAAAGTACGCCTACCACGGCGGTGCCATGGCTAACGGCATTGCCTCAGTAGAGCTGGTTATCGCGCTGGGTAAAGCCGGCATGATCTGCTCCTTCGGTGCGGCCGGTTTAGTACCAGACGCCGTTGAAGACGCCATTCGCCGTATTCAAGCCGAACTACCCAACGGCCCGTACGCCGTTAACCTGATTCACGCCCCAGCAGAAGAAGCGTTAGAACGCGGCGCGGTAGAACGCTTCCTCAAGTTAGGCGTTGATACCGTAGAAGCCTCCGCCTACCTCGGCCTGACCGAACACATCGTGTACTACCGCGTAGCGGGTCTCTCGCGTAACGCCGACGGCAGCGTCAACATCGGCCATAAAGTGATCGCCAAAGTCTCCCGTACCGAAGTGGGCCGCCGCTTTATGGAGCCAGCGCCTGATAAGATCCTCAAAAAGCTGCTCGACCAAGGCAAAATCACCGCCGAACAAGCAGAATTAGCCAAGTTGGTACCGATGGCCGACGACATCACCGCCGAAGCCGACTCCGGCGGCCACACCGACAACCGCCCATTCGTCACCCTGTTGCCATCCATCATCGCCCTGCGTGATGAGATTCAAGCCGAACAAAACTACCCAACCGCACTGCGTGTTGGCGCAGGTGGTGGTATCGGAACGCCTGAAGCCGCGCTGGCGGCATTCAGCATGGGCGCTGCATACATCGTATTGGGCAGTGTGAATCAAGCCTGTGTAGAAGCTGGCGCTTCAGAACACACCCGCGAGCTGTTGGCCAAAGCCGATATGGCTGATGTCACCATGGCACCGGCTGCCGACATGTTTGAGATGGGCGTAAAGCTGCAAGTGTTAAAGCGCGGCTCTATGTTCGCCATGCGCGCACAAAAGCTGTACGACCTGTACGTGGCCTACGATTCGATCGAAGACATCCCAGCCGCCGAGCGTGAAAAGATCGAGAAGCAAGTCTTCCGTTCAAACCTTGATGACATCTGGGCGGGCACCATCTCGTTCTTTAAAGAGCGTGATCCAGAGATGCTAGAGCGCGCGTTAAATAACCCAAAACGTAAGATGGCGTTGATCTTCCGTTGGTACCTAGGCTTGTCTTCCCGTTGGTCTAACACCGGCGAAAAGGGCCGTGAGATGGATTACCAAATCTGGGCAGGGCCAAGCTTGGGTGCGTTTAACATCTGGGTGCGTGGTACGTATCTTGAGAGCTACGAGAACCGTAAAGCGGCAGATGTAGCGCTGCACATTTTGCGTGGTGCCGCGTATCTTGAACGTGTTAATCAACTGAAGCTGCAAGGCGTACAGTTGAGCCCAGCGTTAGGATGTTATACACCGAGCTAA
- the ppsA_2 gene encoding Phthiocerol/phenolphthiocerol synthesis polyketide synthase type I PpsA, giving the protein MENIAVIGIANLFPGSKAPGDFWAGLLEKSDSRSQATVAQMGVDPNRYYGKKGDTDKFYCMQGGYINDFAFDANGFNVSADYLTELDDLYQWALYVTRQALQDAGYWQSDALARCGAILGNLSFPTKKSNHLFMPLYQQVVNDALKAKLNGSFELSNFVAPEKVNADNALIAGYPSSLLAKAAGLGGSHFALDAACASSCYSVKLACDQLHTGKADLMLAGAVSGSDPMFVNMGFSIFQAYPANQIHAPLDSNSQGLFAGEGAGMMVLKRHSDAVRDGDHIHAIIKGGALSNDGKGEFVLSPNTKGQVLVYERAYEDAGVNPADVDYVECHATGTPKGDKVELGSMETFFSRYNNKPLIGSVKSNLGHLLTAAGMPGMTKAIYALNEGVIPPTINLNNPIQSKGGYFSAAQMPTDTVQWPANGHAQTCGVSVFGFGGSNAHLVMQAPTNVLAPSFSLPKAAEPMAIIGMDAHFGATAGLDAFNHLVNAGQNNFTALPPKRWKGIETNATVMNAMGLAQAPQAGYLESFEIDFLRFKIPPNPQDSLIPQQLLMMQVADNAAREAELSESSNVAVLVAMGVELELHQYRGRVNLQTQIEQTLAEQGVTLTDDERATLTDIAKSAIADAAQLNQYTSFIGNIMASRISALWDFSGPAITVSAEENSVYRCVELAQSLFQTSDVDAVIVAAVDLAGSVENISLRRHFGEHTTTGEGAGAFVLKPQSRVDANKTYATIDGIGFSQGNDSTAIQNAAAQALQDAGTTAASIDSVEAHASGFANEDAAEHNAFAALYAGKPIDSVKKSVGHTFNASGMPSILKAALALDANQANKIAINGLGRDDAAAHLVVSQVAKTAPAIAQRASKLVLPAGKKQLNKTIVLGGDSIAESIANAELPTSIEQAFAGKSLPPVSQPVYLENLAPAPAQQAAPAVETAPQAEPVQAAAQETAQTTPAQTEHTEQSEARRSTRKARKAGKARAERPVVAIERPTRLKRSERRAQAKYNKNTQEVAQTMTKTYKAVNDEVSQQAAAHSAFIDSRNVAQKHLSEMIELQVDAAQGVPASSVQVQARPQSQPAKVETQITLSETAKAQLAEIDPAQTPTGIKLVERYNKPENIIFDTDDLVEFAEGDIGKVFGSEYDIIDTYSRRVRLPTTDYLLVTRVTDLEAKTHEYKPCYMATEYDIPTDAPFLIDGQIPWSVSVESGQCDLMLISYLGIDFQCKGERVYRLLDCQLTFLEDMAFGGETLRYEIKIDSFAKNGDQVLFFFHYDCYVNGKKVLIMRGGCAGFFTDEELADGKGVIHNDKDKAELANAVKSSFTPLINNSRTQYEYEDMMKLVNGNIASCFGPEYDQGGRNPSLKFSSEKFLMIERVTKVDRTGGHWGLGILEGEKRLEPEHWYFPCHFKDDQVMAGSLMSEGCGQLAMFFMLWLGMHSNVNNARFQPVPGESQTVRCRGQVTPQSNTLTYRMEVTEMGMEPHPYMKANIDIILDGKVVVDFKNLSVMIKEQDDSAPYAAKLPEGTPLVGAAPSAPSTPVAAAPAAAAPALELDSTGKAPFANVNAPLMWVESNLDVAKVKGVTPIKHREAPMATDPARQNRVPNAVPFTPWHMFEFATGNISNCFGPDFDVYQGRIPPRTPCGDLQVVTQVIDVQGERLDLKKVSSCVAEYEVPADAWYFTKNSHENWMPYSILMEISLQPNGFISGYMGTTLKYPEKDLFFRNLDGSGKLLKEIDLRGKTITNKSVMLSTSIAGGSIIQSFTFELLTDGEVFYEGKAVFGYFSKDALTNQLGIDNGRTTNAWFVDNNTPESQKDIINLRDTNLPMYTAQAGKPHYKLAGGQMNFVDTVTIVEGGGKDSKGYVYGERTIDPTDWFFRYHFHQDPVMPGSLGVEAIIELLQVYALKNDLGAGFTNPRFIAPLSEVVWKYRGQITPENKQMALDVHITDVKKEAGQVTVIGDANLSKDGLRIYEVKDIVLSIVEA; this is encoded by the coding sequence ATGGAAAATATTGCGGTTATCGGCATCGCCAACCTGTTCCCGGGCTCCAAAGCACCCGGTGATTTTTGGGCTGGCCTGCTGGAAAAAAGCGATAGCCGAAGCCAGGCGACCGTTGCGCAAATGGGCGTTGACCCTAATCGCTACTACGGCAAAAAAGGCGACACCGACAAGTTTTATTGCATGCAAGGCGGCTACATCAATGATTTCGCCTTTGATGCGAATGGCTTCAATGTAAGTGCCGACTATCTCACAGAGCTTGATGATCTCTATCAATGGGCACTGTACGTTACTCGCCAAGCACTGCAAGATGCCGGCTACTGGCAATCCGATGCATTGGCACGTTGTGGTGCGATTTTGGGTAACTTGTCGTTCCCGACCAAAAAGTCTAATCACCTGTTTATGCCGTTGTATCAGCAAGTGGTGAACGATGCCCTTAAAGCCAAACTCAATGGCAGCTTTGAACTCTCTAACTTCGTTGCGCCAGAAAAGGTCAACGCCGATAACGCCCTGATCGCCGGTTACCCATCGTCACTGCTAGCGAAAGCCGCAGGATTGGGTGGCAGCCACTTCGCGTTGGATGCCGCCTGTGCTTCATCGTGTTATTCCGTAAAGCTGGCGTGCGATCAATTGCATACCGGCAAAGCCGATTTGATGCTGGCCGGTGCCGTCAGCGGCTCTGACCCAATGTTTGTGAACATGGGCTTCTCGATCTTCCAAGCCTACCCAGCTAACCAGATTCACGCCCCGCTCGATAGCAACTCCCAAGGCCTATTCGCCGGTGAAGGCGCAGGCATGATGGTACTCAAACGCCACAGCGATGCCGTGCGTGATGGGGATCATATCCACGCGATCATCAAAGGCGGCGCACTATCCAACGACGGTAAAGGCGAATTTGTATTAAGCCCGAACACCAAAGGCCAAGTGCTGGTATACGAACGCGCCTATGAAGACGCCGGTGTAAACCCAGCCGACGTTGATTACGTTGAATGCCACGCCACCGGCACCCCCAAAGGTGACAAAGTTGAGCTGGGCTCAATGGAGACTTTCTTCAGCCGCTACAACAACAAGCCCTTGATTGGTTCGGTTAAATCCAACCTCGGCCACTTGTTAACGGCCGCCGGTATGCCGGGCATGACTAAGGCTATTTATGCGTTGAACGAAGGTGTGATTCCGCCAACGATCAACCTCAACAACCCGATTCAATCCAAAGGCGGTTACTTCTCGGCGGCACAAATGCCAACCGACACCGTGCAATGGCCGGCCAACGGCCACGCGCAAACCTGTGGCGTGAGTGTATTTGGCTTCGGTGGCAGTAATGCACACTTGGTGATGCAAGCGCCCACTAACGTGCTAGCCCCGTCGTTCTCATTGCCCAAAGCAGCAGAGCCGATGGCTATCATCGGTATGGATGCACACTTTGGCGCAACCGCCGGCCTTGATGCGTTCAACCATTTAGTTAATGCCGGGCAAAATAACTTCACCGCATTGCCACCAAAACGTTGGAAGGGCATCGAAACCAACGCCACCGTGATGAATGCCATGGGCCTTGCCCAAGCACCGCAAGCCGGTTATCTCGAATCGTTTGAGATCGACTTTTTGCGCTTTAAGATTCCACCGAATCCACAAGACAGTTTGATTCCTCAGCAACTGTTGATGATGCAAGTCGCCGACAACGCCGCCCGTGAAGCCGAGCTTAGCGAAAGCAGCAACGTCGCCGTGTTAGTGGCGATGGGTGTTGAACTTGAGCTGCACCAATACCGCGGCCGGGTAAATCTACAAACCCAGATCGAACAAACCTTGGCAGAGCAGGGCGTAACCCTGACTGACGACGAACGCGCCACGCTCACCGATATCGCCAAAAGCGCCATCGCCGATGCCGCCCAGCTGAATCAGTACACCAGTTTTATCGGCAACATCATGGCCTCGCGTATCTCCGCACTGTGGGATTTCTCCGGCCCGGCAATTACTGTCTCTGCGGAAGAAAACTCCGTTTACCGCTGTGTTGAATTGGCCCAGAGCCTGTTCCAAACCAGCGATGTGGATGCCGTGATTGTTGCCGCCGTTGACTTGGCCGGTAGTGTTGAAAACATCAGCCTGCGTCGCCACTTTGGTGAACACACGACCACCGGTGAAGGCGCCGGTGCCTTTGTGTTGAAGCCGCAATCGCGTGTGGATGCCAACAAAACCTACGCTACGATTGATGGCATTGGCTTCAGCCAAGGCAACGACAGCACAGCGATTCAAAACGCCGCCGCACAAGCCCTGCAAGATGCCGGCACCACAGCCGCAAGCATCGATAGCGTTGAAGCCCACGCCTCCGGCTTTGCCAATGAAGACGCCGCCGAGCACAACGCATTTGCCGCCTTGTATGCCGGTAAACCGATCGACAGTGTGAAAAAATCGGTGGGCCACACCTTTAACGCCTCCGGTATGCCGAGCATCTTGAAAGCGGCACTGGCACTGGATGCTAACCAAGCGAACAAGATCGCCATCAACGGCTTAGGCCGCGATGATGCCGCTGCGCATTTGGTGGTATCACAGGTTGCCAAAACCGCACCGGCCATTGCCCAGCGTGCCAGCAAGTTGGTATTGCCTGCCGGCAAAAAACAACTGAATAAAACCATTGTGTTAGGTGGCGATTCAATTGCTGAATCCATCGCCAATGCCGAGCTGCCTACCAGCATCGAACAAGCCTTTGCGGGCAAATCGTTGCCGCCGGTCAGCCAGCCTGTTTACCTTGAGAATCTAGCGCCAGCGCCTGCTCAACAAGCCGCGCCAGCCGTTGAAACAGCACCTCAAGCGGAGCCTGTTCAAGCAGCGGCTCAAGAAACCGCTCAAACAACACCTGCACAAACAGAACACACCGAACAATCCGAAGCACGACGCTCAACCCGAAAAGCCCGTAAAGCTGGTAAAGCAAGAGCCGAACGTCCGGTCGTCGCCATCGAACGACCCACACGTTTAAAACGCTCAGAACGTCGAGCACAAGCCAAATACAACAAAAACACCCAAGAGGTGGCCCAGACAATGACCAAAACCTATAAAGCGGTGAACGACGAAGTCTCACAACAGGCCGCAGCGCATAGCGCCTTTATTGATTCACGTAACGTGGCTCAAAAGCACCTGTCTGAAATGATTGAGTTGCAAGTGGATGCGGCGCAAGGCGTACCGGCTTCTTCAGTGCAAGTACAAGCACGCCCGCAAAGCCAGCCCGCAAAAGTCGAAACCCAAATCACCTTGTCAGAAACTGCCAAAGCGCAGCTGGCAGAGATCGATCCGGCGCAAACTCCAACCGGCATCAAACTGGTTGAGCGTTACAACAAGCCCGAAAACATCATCTTCGATACCGATGACTTGGTCGAATTCGCCGAAGGCGACATTGGTAAAGTGTTTGGCTCTGAATACGACATCATCGACACTTACTCACGTCGTGTACGTCTGCCGACCACCGATTACCTGTTAGTAACCCGCGTTACTGATTTAGAAGCCAAAACCCACGAATATAAGCCATGCTACATGGCCACCGAATACGACATCCCGACCGATGCGCCATTCCTGATCGACGGCCAGATTCCATGGTCCGTATCGGTAGAATCCGGCCAGTGTGACTTGATGTTGATCTCTTACCTGGGTATCGACTTCCAGTGTAAAGGCGAGCGTGTATACCGCCTGTTAGATTGCCAGCTGACCTTCCTTGAAGACATGGCCTTCGGCGGCGAAACCCTGCGCTACGAAATCAAGATCGATTCCTTTGCCAAAAACGGCGACCAGGTGTTGTTCTTCTTCCACTACGACTGCTACGTGAACGGCAAAAAAGTGCTGATCATGCGCGGCGGTTGTGCAGGCTTCTTCACCGATGAAGAACTGGCCGACGGCAAAGGCGTTATCCATAACGACAAAGATAAAGCCGAATTGGCAAACGCGGTTAAATCGAGCTTCACGCCGCTGATCAACAACAGCCGCACCCAATACGAATACGAAGACATGATGAAGCTGGTAAACGGCAACATCGCTTCGTGCTTCGGCCCTGAATACGATCAAGGCGGTCGCAACCCATCGTTGAAATTCTCATCCGAGAAGTTCCTGATGATCGAACGTGTGACCAAAGTGGATCGCACCGGCGGCCATTGGGGCTTGGGTATTCTCGAAGGTGAAAAACGCCTAGAACCTGAGCACTGGTACTTCCCGTGCCACTTTAAAGACGATCAGGTGATGGCGGGCTCATTGATGTCTGAAGGTTGTGGCCAGCTCGCCATGTTCTTCATGTTGTGGTTGGGTATGCACTCGAACGTTAACAACGCACGCTTCCAGCCGGTACCGGGCGAATCACAAACTGTTCGCTGTCGTGGCCAGGTAACGCCGCAATCCAACACGCTGACTTACCGTATGGAAGTCACCGAGATGGGCATGGAGCCGCACCCGTACATGAAGGCCAACATCGACATCATCCTTGATGGCAAAGTTGTGGTCGATTTCAAAAACTTGTCAGTGATGATCAAAGAACAAGACGACAGCGCACCGTATGCTGCCAAGCTGCCTGAAGGCACACCATTGGTGGGTGCTGCACCATCCGCACCCTCAACGCCAGTAGCAGCTGCACCTGCTGCCGCAGCGCCAGCACTCGAGTTAGATAGCACCGGCAAAGCGCCATTTGCTAACGTCAATGCGCCATTGATGTGGGTAGAATCCAACCTGGATGTTGCCAAGGTTAAAGGTGTTACCCCGATCAAACACCGCGAAGCGCCCATGGCGACAGACCCTGCGCGCCAAAACCGCGTGCCGAACGCCGTGCCGTTTACACCGTGGCACATGTTTGAATTCGCCACCGGTAATATCTCTAACTGCTTCGGCCCTGATTTCGACGTATACCAAGGCCGCATCCCACCACGTACCCCGTGTGGTGATTTGCAAGTCGTTACCCAGGTGATCGACGTACAAGGCGAACGCCTTGATCTGAAAAAAGTCTCCAGCTGTGTGGCCGAATACGAAGTGCCTGCTGATGCATGGTACTTCACCAAAAACAGCCACGAAAACTGGATGCCGTATTCCATCTTGATGGAAATCTCCTTGCAGCCAAACGGCTTTATCTCCGGCTACATGGGCACCACGCTCAAGTACCCTGAAAAAGACCTGTTCTTCCGTAACCTCGATGGCTCCGGCAAGCTGCTGAAAGAGATCGACCTGCGCGGCAAAACCATCACCAACAAATCCGTGATGCTGAGCACCTCCATCGCAGGCGGCTCGATCATTCAGAGCTTCACCTTCGAATTGTTGACCGATGGCGAAGTCTTCTACGAAGGTAAGGCCGTGTTTGGTTACTTCAGTAAGGATGCACTCACTAACCAGCTGGGTATTGATAACGGGCGCACCACCAACGCATGGTTTGTGGATAACAACACGCCAGAGTCGCAAAAAGACATCATTAACCTGCGCGACACCAACCTGCCGATGTACACCGCACAAGCCGGTAAGCCGCACTACAAGCTGGCCGGTGGTCAGATGAACTTTGTGGATACCGTTACCATCGTTGAAGGCGGCGGTAAAGACAGCAAAGGCTACGTGTACGGCGAGCGCACCATCGACCCAACCGATTGGTTCTTCCGTTACCACTTCCACCAAGATCCGGTTATGCCTGGGTCATTGGGTGTTGAAGCCATCATTGAATTGTTGCAAGTGTACGCACTGAAAAACGACCTCGGCGCCGGCTTTACCAACCCACGTTTTATCGCGCCACTGAGCGAAGTGGTGTGGAAGTACCGCGGCCAAATCACGCCAGAAAATAAACAAATGGCGTTAGACGTGCACATCACCGATGTGAAGAAAGAAGCAGGGCAAGTCACCGTCATCGGCGATGCCAACCTCTCGAAAGATGGCCTGCGTATCTACGAAGTGAAAGACATCGTGCTTTCCATCGTTGAAGCATAA